A portion of the Lolium rigidum isolate FL_2022 chromosome 1, APGP_CSIRO_Lrig_0.1, whole genome shotgun sequence genome contains these proteins:
- the LOC124677976 gene encoding uncharacterized protein LOC124677976 gives MRPQRGVGGGGGGRREPGMMTRAVDKVFRFVRLAEFEILFVLFFLIAFILFKDLMSRPDYNQIFVKKPDLDDRWP, from the exons ATGCGGCCGCAAcggggcgtgggcggcggcggcggcggccggagggagCCAGGGATGATGACGAGGGCCGTGGACAAGGTCTTCCGCTTCGTCCGCCTCGCCGAATTCGAGATCCTcttcgtcctcttcttcctcatcgccttcATCCTCTTCAAGGATCTC ATGTCACGGCCAGACTACAACCAGATCTTTGTCAAGAAGCCTGATCTAGATGACCGCTGGCCTTAG